From Coraliomargarita parva, one genomic window encodes:
- a CDS encoding sugar phosphorylase → MEKHAIDLSMIRRRLEFVYGAERTPAILDELQALMDKYACKIPLGQAGWSQRDTFLITYGDSILGEDTAPLPSLHAFLQSEVGDLLTFVHLLPFYPYTSDDGFSVVDFRAVREDLGDWSDLEAMSADYRLVYDGVINHVSASSGYMKAYASGDLEYENFFVSLDPETDTSSVLRTRNLPLLHEFETCRGGEWLWTTFSADQVDLNYDNPKVLLEILDVLLLYAVKGAGMIRLDAIPYLWKELGTSCAHLPQTHELIKLMRDIYDQVAPHVLLLTETNVPHQENVSYFGQEGDEAQMIYNFSLAPLIVWSLFKGDASVLSNWARELEYIGPKATYLNITATHDGIGMRPTEGILTEDERNELVQMSYDRGGDMTGKRNSDGSVSPYELNLTYFDAINDPNADESKSLQVKRFMVSQSIPIVLMGIPGIYIHSLLGSRNDYDGVKVTGRARSINREQLCEVELKAALGDESSLRSQVFAAYKHLLACRRSLSALHPNAKQVIVDTGPGLFVVRRETIVTGEVMFCVHNVTSDPQSFDLSHAATDVLSCKSLEAGELSVEPYGIYWLQCNMLSRSL, encoded by the coding sequence ATGGAAAAACATGCGATCGACCTTTCGATGATCCGCCGGCGCCTGGAATTTGTCTACGGGGCAGAGCGGACTCCGGCTATCTTGGATGAATTGCAGGCATTGATGGACAAATATGCATGCAAGATTCCCCTGGGGCAGGCTGGCTGGTCGCAGCGGGACACTTTCCTGATCACCTATGGAGATTCCATTCTGGGGGAGGACACGGCTCCTTTGCCGTCGCTGCATGCCTTTCTTCAGTCGGAAGTGGGGGACTTGCTGACCTTTGTTCATTTGTTGCCGTTCTATCCCTACACCAGTGACGATGGCTTTTCCGTAGTCGACTTTCGAGCGGTTCGTGAGGACCTCGGCGATTGGTCGGACTTGGAAGCGATGTCAGCTGATTATCGTTTGGTTTACGATGGGGTGATCAATCACGTCTCTGCCTCCAGTGGCTATATGAAAGCTTACGCTTCCGGTGATTTAGAATACGAAAACTTCTTTGTCTCTCTGGATCCGGAGACTGATACCTCTTCTGTGCTTCGGACACGTAATCTACCTTTGCTTCATGAGTTCGAGACTTGCCGTGGGGGCGAATGGTTGTGGACGACTTTTTCTGCCGACCAAGTGGATCTCAACTACGACAACCCAAAAGTTCTGTTGGAGATACTGGATGTACTGTTGCTTTATGCTGTCAAAGGGGCCGGTATGATTCGTCTCGATGCCATACCCTACCTGTGGAAGGAACTCGGCACATCCTGCGCGCATCTGCCGCAAACCCACGAACTGATTAAATTGATGCGGGATATCTATGATCAGGTTGCGCCGCATGTCTTATTGTTGACCGAGACGAATGTGCCGCACCAGGAGAACGTCAGTTACTTCGGTCAGGAGGGCGATGAGGCGCAAATGATCTACAACTTTTCCCTGGCACCCTTAATCGTTTGGAGCCTGTTCAAGGGGGATGCTTCTGTTTTGTCCAACTGGGCCCGGGAGCTGGAATACATCGGTCCGAAGGCAACTTATCTCAATATCACGGCAACTCATGATGGTATCGGGATGCGTCCGACTGAAGGGATTTTAACTGAGGATGAACGCAACGAGCTGGTGCAAATGTCTTACGACCGCGGCGGCGATATGACGGGGAAGCGGAACAGTGATGGCTCCGTCTCCCCCTATGAATTGAATTTGACTTACTTCGATGCCATCAATGATCCGAATGCTGACGAGTCGAAGTCGTTGCAGGTCAAGCGGTTTATGGTCTCGCAATCCATCCCAATTGTTCTGATGGGAATCCCGGGGATTTATATCCACAGTTTGCTTGGCTCACGCAATGACTACGATGGGGTGAAAGTAACGGGCCGTGCGCGTAGTATTAACCGCGAACAGTTGTGTGAGGTGGAATTGAAGGCCGCGCTCGGTGATGAGTCCAGTCTGCGCAGTCAGGTCTTTGCCGCTTACAAGCACTTACTGGCTTGTCGTCGGTCGCTGTCGGCTTTGCATCCGAATGCGAAGCAGGTGATTGTCGATACGGGGCCGGGGCTTTTTGTCGTGCGTCGTGAGACTATAGTTACTGGTGAGGTGATGTTTTGCGTGCACAATGTGACGTCCGATCCGCAATCCTTCGACTTGAGTCATGCCGCAACGGATGTGCTCAGCTGCAAGTCGCTTGAGGCAGGAGAACTGTCGGTCGAGCCCTACGGAATCTATTGGCTCCAGTGCAATATGCTCTCGCGTTCGTTGTAG
- a CDS encoding substrate-binding domain-containing protein, whose translation MSSCPEKASQTNTLAQSAAPRVVVYSGADARKQQSSLFYLHLFWAIMERGRQLGFEMVPLMDTRPEKNRYGAPPENAQVQKGGAVDGYIAIMAYESMVEWIRDSGVPMTILHGSSVDVVFDSRGMIEKAVRRLAELGCRSVGLMIPSEPANSKVLEMLDDLSAEIGININYEWIIVSREAMETKGYHQFESLWDLKSRPDGLFIYPDVTARGVVSAIVERHVRVPEDLKLILHRNVESPYLVPFPCDWMEVSVNPIADALLQALQVKLRGETPERQLIEFHLVKGEGAREF comes from the coding sequence ATGAGCAGTTGCCCCGAAAAAGCTTCGCAGACGAATACCTTGGCGCAATCCGCAGCACCGCGGGTTGTGGTCTATTCGGGGGCCGATGCTCGGAAGCAGCAGAGTTCCTTGTTTTATCTGCATTTATTTTGGGCGATTATGGAGCGGGGGCGTCAATTGGGCTTTGAGATGGTTCCGCTCATGGATACGCGGCCCGAGAAGAATCGTTACGGTGCTCCACCGGAGAATGCCCAGGTTCAAAAGGGGGGGGCGGTCGATGGTTACATTGCCATTATGGCCTATGAATCCATGGTCGAGTGGATCCGGGACTCGGGCGTTCCCATGACGATTCTTCATGGCAGCAGCGTGGATGTTGTCTTCGATTCACGAGGGATGATTGAAAAAGCCGTTCGTCGGCTGGCCGAATTGGGATGCCGTTCTGTAGGGCTTATGATCCCTTCGGAACCTGCCAATTCCAAGGTGCTGGAAATGTTGGACGACCTGAGTGCTGAAATCGGAATCAACATCAATTACGAATGGATCATTGTTTCGCGTGAAGCGATGGAAACAAAGGGGTATCATCAGTTTGAATCCCTTTGGGATCTGAAATCGCGTCCGGACGGGTTGTTTATCTACCCGGATGTGACGGCGCGTGGGGTCGTCTCCGCCATTGTCGAGCGCCATGTGCGGGTGCCCGAGGATTTGAAGTTGATCCTGCACCGTAATGTGGAGTCGCCTTACCTCGTGCCTTTTCCTTGTGATTGGATGGAAGTGAGTGTCAATCCCATTGCGGATGCCTTGTTGCAGGCGCTACAAGTCAAGTTACGGGGTGAGACTCCGGAACGACAGTTGATTGAGTTTCATCTCGTCAAAGGTGAGGGCGCCCGCGAATTCTAA
- a CDS encoding sialate O-acetylesterase, which produces MEIIHSPQAHQVLQRIGHQGANTSLSGKATPFSEITLSIRDSSGQLPDFKTIRLRADATGSFLAELRQIPIGGPYELRIEQGNRSKCIGPFFVGDVWILAGQSNMEGLGNMTHAAEPHPLVQAYSMARVWRPAEDPLHILQESTDACHSKGQACTAEQAESLRANKPTGVGAGVFFGREMVERTGVPQGLICAAHGGTSMESWSTIRAKAEMYHSMLKSVRQTGQPVAGVLWYQGESDAAPGNIDLYAERMQQLVASTREELQQPELPWIMVQIGKVFGHKTKDSIRHWNQIQEQQRQLPETITDLYTIAAIDLPMDDGIHISATGFPTLAQRMAVVAEALQSGENSAAQPPKFEAIRKLDNGSKAWRFAIRYSNVGYLKATGTPHGFALTDSAGDEQPLIIKTTLEEKEAIIEVIPPMGKLPEDFNLSYGHGCTPYCNLSDARGMALPVFGPIPLAPKSAGTPYLRHWKVSAPQELTRTGKEIPAPPEGLPLSEKSYGEDGFINEHDNWAGQSGYAYFFQKMSLSEPMTLSFKMGYDGPFAAWIDESPLHADPYGSNPCLPDKTSRTIQLSAGEHEICTGMDVGNGIAWGFFLRVIREDLSKETIDSGEFALPGFAEF; this is translated from the coding sequence ATGGAAATCATTCACAGCCCCCAAGCACATCAAGTCCTGCAAAGAATCGGCCATCAAGGCGCCAACACTTCCCTCAGCGGTAAAGCCACTCCGTTCTCGGAGATCACGCTATCGATCCGGGATTCGAGCGGCCAACTCCCTGACTTCAAGACAATCAGACTTCGAGCGGATGCCACAGGCAGCTTTCTAGCTGAGCTGCGTCAGATCCCAATTGGCGGCCCATACGAACTCCGTATCGAACAGGGAAACCGATCCAAATGTATCGGACCCTTCTTCGTCGGGGATGTCTGGATCCTGGCGGGGCAAAGCAATATGGAAGGCCTGGGAAACATGACTCACGCCGCCGAGCCGCATCCTTTGGTGCAAGCGTACTCCATGGCACGGGTTTGGCGACCAGCGGAAGACCCCCTGCATATCCTGCAAGAATCCACGGACGCTTGTCACAGCAAGGGACAAGCCTGCACAGCCGAACAAGCGGAATCCCTAAGGGCAAACAAACCCACCGGAGTGGGCGCGGGTGTCTTTTTCGGCCGAGAAATGGTCGAACGCACCGGTGTGCCTCAGGGGCTCATCTGCGCCGCGCACGGCGGAACTTCCATGGAGTCCTGGAGCACGATCCGAGCGAAAGCCGAAATGTATCATTCGATGCTCAAGTCGGTTCGCCAAACAGGTCAGCCTGTCGCTGGCGTCCTGTGGTATCAGGGCGAGAGCGATGCCGCCCCCGGAAACATCGATTTGTATGCCGAGCGGATGCAGCAACTGGTGGCCTCGACACGCGAGGAGCTGCAGCAACCCGAGCTCCCATGGATCATGGTGCAAATCGGGAAGGTCTTCGGCCACAAAACAAAAGATTCGATTCGCCATTGGAATCAGATACAGGAGCAACAGCGACAACTGCCCGAGACGATCACGGATCTATACACAATCGCCGCCATTGATTTACCGATGGACGATGGCATCCATATCAGCGCCACCGGCTTCCCCACACTAGCCCAGCGCATGGCCGTTGTTGCAGAAGCCCTGCAAAGCGGGGAGAACTCTGCAGCGCAACCACCAAAATTTGAAGCGATCCGCAAGTTAGATAATGGAAGCAAAGCTTGGCGCTTCGCGATCCGATATTCAAATGTCGGATACTTGAAAGCAACAGGCACACCTCATGGCTTTGCACTGACCGACTCCGCCGGGGACGAGCAGCCTCTGATCATCAAAACCACTTTGGAGGAAAAAGAAGCAATCATCGAAGTTATCCCGCCCATGGGAAAACTGCCGGAAGACTTCAACCTCTCCTACGGACATGGCTGCACACCTTATTGCAACCTCAGCGACGCCCGCGGAATGGCACTCCCGGTTTTTGGCCCCATCCCCCTTGCTCCGAAATCTGCCGGCACGCCCTACCTCCGGCATTGGAAAGTCTCGGCTCCGCAAGAATTGACGCGTACCGGCAAGGAAATCCCTGCCCCTCCGGAAGGCCTGCCCCTAAGCGAAAAATCCTATGGCGAGGATGGCTTTATCAACGAGCACGACAACTGGGCCGGACAGAGCGGCTATGCCTATTTCTTTCAGAAAATGTCACTGTCCGAGCCTATGACACTCTCTTTTAAAATGGGCTACGATGGTCCATTTGCAGCTTGGATCGACGAAAGCCCACTGCACGCCGACCCATATGGAAGCAACCCATGCCTGCCCGACAAAACCAGTCGAACGATTCAACTCAGTGCGGGCGAACACGAAATCTGCACCGGTATGGATGTCGGCAATGGGATCGCATGGGGATTCTTTCTACGTGTCATACGCGAAGACCTGTCCAAGGAGACCATCGATTCTGGAGAATTTGCACTGCCAGGATTTGCGGAATTTTAG
- a CDS encoding Gfo/Idh/MocA family protein, with translation MPRKLKLIQCGVGGFGRSWLDVCSASEDFELAALVDINQAALSEAGQSIGLGSVCLFDQLSSALDAVEAEAILTITPPEVHIEHAREAFARGLHVMTEKPVAESLDEARTMIQLAQEAKRQLMVSQQYRFNAPILQMKEALGGGEIGTLTHGHIDFYVPGDFRGSFRESMPYPLLHDMAIHHVDLIRALTQQDIRQVTARAFRTPSDWFQNEAGLKMLLELENGLLISYSGDWSALGRFTGWNGNWRLQGTQASLHLDNDVVSIDHCEAWMKHPSHKECPPPASGPVEREATLQNFARSIRSGIPAETSGEDNIKSLAVIMAAIKSNEELRPVTVSELL, from the coding sequence ATGCCTCGCAAACTAAAGCTAATTCAATGCGGTGTCGGCGGGTTTGGACGCAGCTGGCTCGACGTATGCTCGGCCTCCGAGGACTTTGAGCTCGCCGCCCTGGTCGACATCAACCAAGCGGCCCTCTCAGAAGCCGGCCAATCCATCGGGCTGGGCAGCGTCTGCCTCTTTGACCAGCTGTCAAGCGCGCTGGACGCAGTCGAAGCCGAGGCAATCCTGACGATCACACCACCGGAAGTTCATATCGAACACGCCCGTGAAGCGTTTGCCAGGGGCCTGCATGTCATGACCGAGAAGCCGGTCGCCGAGAGCCTGGATGAGGCACGCACGATGATCCAATTGGCTCAGGAAGCCAAACGTCAGCTCATGGTCAGTCAGCAATACCGCTTCAACGCCCCGATCCTACAAATGAAAGAAGCGCTGGGCGGCGGCGAGATCGGCACACTGACACACGGACACATCGATTTCTATGTGCCCGGCGACTTTCGAGGCAGCTTCCGGGAAAGCATGCCCTACCCGCTACTCCACGACATGGCGATCCACCATGTCGACCTCATCCGCGCGCTGACCCAGCAGGATATCAGGCAAGTCACGGCACGAGCCTTTAGAACTCCGTCGGATTGGTTCCAGAACGAAGCCGGCTTGAAGATGCTCTTGGAACTGGAAAACGGCCTGCTGATTTCATACTCAGGAGACTGGAGTGCCTTGGGACGTTTCACAGGCTGGAACGGAAACTGGCGCCTCCAAGGCACACAAGCTTCGCTGCACCTGGATAATGACGTTGTATCCATTGACCATTGCGAAGCATGGATGAAACATCCGAGCCATAAAGAATGCCCCCCACCTGCATCTGGCCCGGTCGAGCGTGAAGCCACACTTCAAAATTTCGCCAGATCCATCCGAAGCGGGATTCCTGCCGAAACCAGTGGTGAAGACAATATCAAGAGTCTCGCCGTCATCATGGCAGCCATCAAGAGCAACGAGGAACTGCGTCCGGTCACCGTTTCAGAATTACTCTAA
- a CDS encoding FAD-dependent oxidoreductase → MHKQPVTLSIREAGTYDVIVVGGGPTGCTAAAAAARDGARTLLIESTAMLGGSGTGALVPAWCPFSDKKQIIYRGLAETVLTRCKEQQAHVSKEQLDWVPIDPELLKRVYDELVAENGAKVLFNTMLSAVEVNEAGTVESVIVTNKSGLSRLRAKTFIDCTGDADLCAWAGAEFKKGDKHGELMPATHCFLLSNVNEKAFKEECDNGMRVMGNHPKTRFYEIINSGKYPLIQDAHACCNLTGPGTVGFNAGHIWNVDNTDPKSVSKALAIGRQLAKQFRDAFAEYYPETFGNAFLVSTGSVLGIRETRRIEGDYSLTLNDYIERRSFEDEISRNCYFIDIHHSLKEAEEHVRERADGLSTSSMHYGPGESHGIPYRCLIPKNLKNVLVAGRSISCDRHVQGSVRVMPVCLAMGEAAGTAAAMAAQETGRVREISTLRLRQKLKAYGAYLPDPEEILSAKA, encoded by the coding sequence ATGCATAAACAACCAGTCACACTCAGCATTCGAGAAGCCGGCACTTACGATGTCATCGTGGTGGGTGGAGGCCCGACCGGTTGCACCGCAGCCGCCGCTGCGGCACGCGACGGAGCAAGGACACTGCTAATCGAATCCACCGCGATGCTCGGCGGCAGTGGAACCGGCGCGCTGGTTCCCGCCTGGTGCCCCTTTTCCGACAAGAAGCAGATCATTTACCGCGGCTTGGCCGAGACGGTCCTGACCCGCTGCAAGGAGCAGCAGGCACATGTTTCGAAAGAACAACTTGACTGGGTGCCAATTGATCCGGAGTTGCTGAAGCGCGTCTACGACGAACTCGTCGCTGAAAACGGGGCCAAGGTACTCTTCAACACCATGCTCAGCGCAGTCGAGGTCAACGAAGCAGGCACCGTCGAGTCGGTCATCGTGACCAACAAAAGCGGACTGTCCCGACTGCGCGCCAAGACTTTCATCGACTGCACCGGCGACGCCGACCTGTGCGCCTGGGCCGGAGCTGAGTTTAAGAAAGGCGACAAACATGGCGAGCTGATGCCGGCCACCCACTGCTTCCTCCTCAGCAATGTCAATGAAAAGGCCTTCAAGGAAGAGTGCGACAACGGCATGCGCGTGATGGGAAACCACCCGAAGACACGCTTCTATGAAATCATCAATTCGGGCAAGTATCCGCTCATCCAGGACGCCCACGCCTGTTGCAACCTGACCGGCCCCGGGACTGTCGGATTCAATGCCGGGCACATCTGGAATGTGGATAATACGGATCCGAAATCCGTCTCCAAAGCGCTCGCGATAGGCCGGCAGTTGGCCAAGCAATTCCGTGACGCCTTTGCCGAGTACTACCCGGAAACTTTCGGCAATGCGTTTCTGGTCAGCACTGGCAGCGTGCTCGGAATCCGCGAAACCCGTCGTATCGAAGGCGATTATTCACTGACACTAAATGACTACATCGAGCGTCGCAGCTTCGAGGATGAAATCAGCCGAAACTGCTACTTTATCGATATCCATCACTCACTCAAGGAAGCCGAAGAACATGTCCGTGAACGTGCCGACGGACTCTCGACTTCTTCCATGCACTATGGTCCCGGCGAGTCCCACGGTATCCCGTACCGCTGCCTCATTCCCAAGAATTTGAAGAACGTGCTGGTGGCCGGACGCTCGATCTCCTGCGACCGCCATGTGCAAGGTAGCGTACGGGTCATGCCGGTCTGCCTGGCCATGGGCGAAGCCGCGGGTACCGCCGCGGCCATGGCCGCCCAAGAAACAGGTCGTGTCCGGGAAATATCCACTCTCAGGCTGCGCCAAAAGCTCAAGGCATATGGAGCCTATCTCCCGGATCCGGAGGAGATCTTATCCGCCAAAGCGTAA
- a CDS encoding PEP-CTERM sorting domain-containing protein, translated as MNKSPIILSAALLSTSMASAQTTVFSHTFDGDGASPVTAVNGTGSANWILDVEAGKSLSTNGTPTGASSAYLAYSFGTGIYEITATINVSSKPTNNTGLSMISFTTSDPVTAGYINEADAEAHASFGMRENGDFEMWGGIGTALGNDGGNLASTYGYGVSSTKSLDDREGTLRLVLDTTQTNWTIAGYYKPVGESEFQVDVNAGDGIGSGSYIYTYATNPDAFTGVGLLWSSNSIPVFQDFTVTSIPEPGTYGLLSGLTALLGLALRRRR; from the coding sequence ATGAATAAATCTCCAATTATCCTGAGCGCAGCCCTTTTGAGCACCTCGATGGCGAGTGCGCAAACCACAGTCTTCAGTCACACTTTCGACGGAGATGGAGCCAGTCCCGTCACGGCAGTCAACGGCACAGGTAGCGCCAACTGGATCCTCGATGTCGAGGCAGGCAAATCGCTATCAACCAACGGAACGCCCACCGGCGCTTCCAGCGCATATCTAGCTTACAGCTTTGGCACCGGAATCTACGAGATCACAGCGACAATCAACGTTTCCTCAAAACCAACGAACAACACTGGTCTCAGTATGATTTCCTTCACGACCTCAGATCCGGTGACAGCTGGATATATCAACGAAGCAGACGCAGAAGCACATGCGAGTTTCGGGATGCGTGAGAATGGCGATTTCGAAATGTGGGGAGGCATCGGGACCGCTCTCGGGAACGACGGCGGTAATCTAGCAAGCACCTACGGCTATGGCGTCAGTTCCACCAAATCACTGGACGATCGCGAAGGCACCCTGCGACTCGTCCTTGATACGACACAGACCAACTGGACAATTGCCGGCTACTATAAACCGGTCGGTGAGTCGGAATTCCAAGTCGATGTCAATGCAGGCGATGGCATCGGTTCGGGAAGCTATATTTACACCTATGCGACAAACCCGGATGCCTTTACTGGGGTTGGTTTGCTTTGGAGCTCCAACAGCATACCTGTCTTCCAGGACTTCACAGTGACCAGCATCCCCGAGCCCGGAACCTATGGGCTGCTCTCCGGTCTGACAGCCTTGCTTGGCCTTGCACTTCGTCGTCGCAGGTAA
- a CDS encoding PEP-CTERM sorting domain-containing protein, which yields MKSLFTYALTKATYTCGFLCLFGTAMSGIASAAILADYTMDTGSNTTYTAPTEDTDTNSLATNLQGFDQAKFSNSTKTAYIFAPSVGATETDALASASYFEFTVTAEAGYELNLESLVLDLVMGGSSGDAEYNAVAYVQADAYGNGLGETGSVVGSVAGTLLQEQNNNSPVTVVSGAMIDLSGAEFQGLGSITFQFRFSDDSLDSSQSDRLDNIVLNGVAVTVPEPASIALLGGVLVFILVGLKRRQRQKA from the coding sequence ATGAAAAGTCTATTCACCTATGCTCTCACGAAAGCCACGTACACTTGTGGATTCCTATGCCTCTTTGGCACCGCAATGAGTGGCATCGCCTCGGCAGCCATTCTGGCCGATTATACAATGGATACCGGGAGCAATACCACATACACTGCACCTACCGAGGATACGGATACGAACTCGCTCGCCACAAATTTGCAGGGCTTCGACCAGGCAAAGTTCTCAAATTCCACGAAAACTGCCTATATCTTTGCGCCCTCAGTCGGAGCGACTGAGACGGATGCACTGGCCAGTGCCAGTTACTTCGAGTTCACGGTGACAGCAGAGGCAGGCTATGAATTGAATCTCGAATCCTTGGTTTTAGACCTTGTGATGGGTGGATCGTCTGGTGATGCCGAGTATAATGCCGTCGCTTATGTCCAGGCGGATGCTTACGGCAACGGCTTGGGCGAGACTGGATCAGTTGTGGGGTCGGTTGCCGGCACCTTGCTGCAGGAACAAAATAACAACAGTCCGGTTACGGTTGTCTCTGGTGCCATGATCGATCTCTCCGGAGCGGAATTCCAGGGCCTTGGGTCAATTACTTTCCAGTTTCGTTTTTCGGATGATTCATTGGATTCTTCCCAGTCGGATCGTTTGGATAATATCGTCTTGAACGGAGTTGCGGTCACAGTTCCAGAGCCTGCTTCCATCGCTCTGTTGGGCGGGGTGCTCGTCTTTATTCTCGTGGGTTTGAAACGTCGTCAACGCCAGAAAGCTTAG
- a CDS encoding AraC family transcriptional regulator, with protein sequence MKSRSLSNKTLPAANLHDWSSLNSDLLFIYDDAIPGGRANVFGERSSEFSAWYIRQGWAHLKSEGMEAHAVAGEWLLCFGSEIEQSFSEDVHLLSLRVQQAWPDGSALFSGGPLYQFAGKDYPKLEKLALPLLHLMQKVSWDEGKQDPRDSFLWRSRIDYLTYHDYQVKLLRWLSELARVMYAEGHEIHVPEAVDPRVTVAVQIIDALSPGELFPETEICQATGLTIGRLNRLAVIAYGLTLNAYWEDRRIKLARRAMENPSKRVKEIAADLGFVQLSHFSAWFKRNAGKSPRAYRNSLRDAG encoded by the coding sequence ATGAAATCGAGAAGCCTCTCCAATAAGACTTTACCTGCCGCCAACTTGCATGACTGGAGCAGTCTGAATTCGGATCTGTTGTTTATTTATGACGATGCGATTCCCGGAGGGCGGGCGAATGTGTTTGGAGAACGCTCGTCCGAGTTCAGTGCCTGGTATATTCGTCAGGGTTGGGCGCATCTGAAATCGGAAGGGATGGAGGCGCATGCGGTTGCGGGGGAGTGGTTGCTTTGCTTTGGATCGGAGATTGAGCAGAGCTTTTCCGAAGACGTACATCTGCTTTCTTTGCGTGTGCAGCAAGCTTGGCCGGATGGCAGTGCCTTGTTTTCCGGTGGCCCGCTTTATCAATTTGCCGGAAAAGACTATCCGAAGCTGGAGAAGCTGGCATTGCCGCTCTTACACCTGATGCAGAAGGTGAGTTGGGACGAGGGAAAGCAGGACCCCCGGGATAGTTTCCTCTGGCGTAGCCGTATTGATTACCTGACCTATCATGACTATCAGGTGAAGCTCTTGAGGTGGCTTTCCGAACTGGCTCGCGTGATGTATGCGGAGGGGCATGAAATCCATGTGCCGGAGGCCGTGGATCCGCGAGTTACAGTTGCGGTGCAGATCATTGATGCCCTGTCGCCGGGGGAGTTGTTCCCGGAGACGGAGATTTGTCAGGCGACGGGATTGACCATTGGGCGTTTGAACCGATTGGCGGTAATCGCATATGGGTTGACCTTGAATGCCTATTGGGAAGATCGCCGCATCAAGTTGGCTCGCAGGGCCATGGAGAATCCCTCAAAGCGGGTGAAGGAAATCGCCGCTGATTTGGGCTTTGTACAGCTATCCCATTTTTCGGCCTGGTTTAAGCGCAATGCCGGAAAGTCGCCTCGCGCCTATCGGAATAGTCTCAGGGATGCCGGTTAA